The following are from one region of the Actinomyces sp. oral taxon 897 genome:
- a CDS encoding murein biosynthesis integral membrane protein MurJ: MFAGTLTSRILGFVRNALLAVALGATASGAADAFNTANALPTQLYNLLIGGILNAVLVPQIVRALRQKNGDELVNRLLTAAGTLILAVTVLLTIAAPLVIMVYASGLEAWLPVAYGFAFWCMPQIFFYGLYALWGQVLNARSSFGPYMWSPVLNNIISIASLLAYMQIYQSYQGSETPADWGVARIALVAGTATLGIVIQAVVLYLPLRRIGFRPRVVFGVRGIGLGQTSKVASWALLGVFIASLGDWATTNLGSLAVTAAREPAYAGVVVPSTTMYANALLVYMLPQSLVTTSIITALFTRMSEKAAAGDGEGVRDDLSLGLRSVAVFTMLASAGIVVLSAQALQAFVPSISTAEAVGSAPVLIALALGIVPQGVWFTTQRVMLAYADTKRLLLADLVAGVTPVVACVVAYFLAPANLWMVGAAVGSSLGLVAASAAIVPLMRRHIPSLDGRRVLSTYLRLGMAALGAAAAGTGVRLLLGPADGSMTGTRALDALVQIAVVATVMTVVYLAVGRVLRVSELSLLFTRLARILALLGRLLPGALGAAVLRASQALDPTTSAPTSQGPVASADGAAGVTAAGVAADGARAGGTAAHAGALPGGARQAAGGAATGVLQATGVLQATGAPQAAGVPQGEASLPPRTRSAVAPSGTRRTGATRTTGHSVSAPTGSLPPSIPVRPGAPTTPGPSEGHPPAQPAVASPYAVGNTAVRRPSEVTMGSQSARHQAKRRARMSTMTPLGSGRYALGEALPATLPRIVRHLGVDTILDRDVMILTLTDATPHRAEVLEAAARAVLITDSRVQRVYDVEEGSVTFIVTEPPEGVSLAELVRRGVNPAQARTIIGEVASALESASRRGLHHLGLGPDSVRLRRHGQVQVLGLGVDAAVLGREGGVNFDPLAADRTDAKGLVSLLYYLLTKRWPGKRSGIPSAPMGASGPVPPSRLDPDWDPSDRDLEALIARTWGGHPPLSAAEVARSLGRWDSRSLLPLLPAPDPEPAAPQDRPAESFLATTKAVALEAASRYGDPVPVPPRQPAPAQGDAQAPQAPQGAGTQTQGAAPQAPATAPPEQLPAQIPPRTRPAVETPYSNPVPPSIPPSAPPAQPEPVAAPPSRPADGRNPTQTWSASQARGAAVAATPERVEDDEESSRSVSRTSTVVLVSLVALVLVGAFFAVSNLLQLAGVRLTDDDVPAAKTVPSTSTSSTQAPAATTSSSDDSTKPTPSSAPVKVAGAKSLSGDHPELESRLTDGDTSKEWFSQWHRDPGMDGGTKSLAVTLEQKATVSGIDIQGTGAGGHVQIRATSPDDPEGGTLLAEGEFTQGTTTFNFQKPTETSTVVLLVTRLPKSSDGENKLTITEITLR; encoded by the coding sequence ATGTTCGCGGGAACCCTGACCAGCCGGATCCTCGGGTTCGTGCGCAACGCGCTGCTGGCGGTGGCCCTGGGCGCCACCGCCTCCGGGGCGGCGGACGCCTTCAACACCGCCAACGCCCTGCCCACCCAGCTCTACAACCTGCTCATTGGCGGCATCCTCAACGCCGTCCTGGTGCCGCAGATCGTACGGGCCCTGCGGCAGAAGAACGGCGACGAGCTGGTCAACCGGCTCCTGACCGCCGCGGGGACCCTCATACTGGCCGTCACCGTCCTGCTGACCATAGCCGCCCCGCTGGTCATTATGGTCTACGCCTCGGGGCTGGAGGCCTGGCTGCCGGTGGCCTACGGGTTCGCCTTCTGGTGCATGCCCCAGATCTTCTTCTACGGCCTGTACGCCCTGTGGGGGCAGGTGCTCAACGCCCGCTCCAGCTTCGGGCCGTACATGTGGTCCCCGGTCCTGAACAACATTATCTCCATCGCCTCCCTGCTGGCCTACATGCAGATCTACCAGTCCTACCAGGGCAGCGAGACCCCGGCCGACTGGGGCGTGGCCAGGATCGCCCTGGTGGCGGGCACCGCCACCCTGGGGATCGTCATCCAGGCCGTGGTGCTCTACCTGCCCCTGCGCCGTATCGGCTTCAGGCCCCGGGTCGTCTTCGGGGTCAGGGGGATCGGCCTGGGGCAGACCTCCAAGGTGGCCTCCTGGGCGCTGCTGGGCGTGTTCATCGCCTCCCTGGGTGACTGGGCGACGACGAACCTCGGCTCCCTGGCCGTGACCGCCGCCAGGGAGCCCGCGTACGCCGGGGTGGTCGTGCCCTCCACCACCATGTACGCCAACGCCCTCCTGGTCTACATGCTCCCCCAGTCCCTGGTGACCACCTCCATTATCACCGCCCTGTTCACCCGCATGAGCGAGAAGGCCGCTGCCGGGGACGGGGAGGGGGTCCGTGACGACCTGTCCCTGGGGCTGCGCTCGGTGGCCGTGTTCACCATGCTGGCCAGCGCCGGGATCGTGGTGCTGTCCGCCCAGGCCCTGCAGGCCTTCGTGCCCTCGATCTCCACCGCCGAGGCCGTGGGCTCGGCACCGGTCCTCATCGCCCTGGCCCTGGGGATCGTGCCCCAGGGGGTGTGGTTCACGACCCAGCGGGTCATGCTCGCCTACGCCGACACCAAGCGGCTGCTCCTGGCCGACCTGGTGGCCGGCGTCACCCCGGTCGTGGCCTGCGTGGTGGCCTACTTCCTGGCCCCGGCCAACCTCTGGATGGTGGGGGCCGCCGTCGGCTCCTCCCTGGGGCTGGTCGCCGCCTCGGCCGCCATCGTCCCGCTCATGCGCCGCCACATCCCCTCCCTGGACGGCCGCCGGGTCCTGAGCACCTACCTGCGCCTGGGCATGGCCGCGCTGGGAGCGGCGGCGGCGGGCACGGGCGTGCGCCTGCTGCTGGGGCCGGCCGACGGCTCCATGACGGGCACCCGCGCCCTGGACGCCCTGGTGCAGATCGCCGTGGTCGCCACGGTCATGACCGTGGTGTACCTGGCGGTCGGCCGCGTCCTGCGGGTGAGTGAGCTCAGCCTCCTGTTCACGCGCCTGGCCCGGATCCTGGCGCTCCTGGGCCGCCTGCTGCCCGGCGCCCTGGGCGCCGCGGTGCTACGGGCCTCCCAGGCCCTGGATCCGACGACGTCGGCGCCCACTTCGCAGGGGCCGGTAGCCAGCGCGGACGGAGCAGCCGGGGTGACCGCGGCTGGCGTAGCCGCGGACGGGGCGAGGGCAGGCGGGACGGCCGCGCACGCCGGGGCCCTGCCCGGTGGGGCCCGGCAGGCCGCGGGTGGGGCGGCCACCGGTGTCCTGCAGGCCACCGGTGTCCTGCAGGCCACCGGGGCCCCACAGGCCGCAGGGGTCCCACAGGGAGAGGCCTCGTTGCCGCCCCGCACGAGGTCGGCGGTAGCGCCGTCAGGAACCCGGAGGACCGGAGCGACCCGTACCACCGGGCACTCCGTCAGCGCCCCGACGGGCTCGCTGCCCCCCAGCATCCCGGTGCGCCCCGGCGCCCCCACGACCCCCGGGCCCTCCGAGGGTCACCCACCGGCACAGCCGGCTGTGGCGTCGCCCTATGCTGTCGGTAACACTGCGGTACGACGCCCCTCTGAGGTTACGATGGGATCACAGTCAGCGCGCCACCAAGCAAAGAGGAGGGCCCGCATGAGCACCATGACTCCACTGGGTTCCGGGCGCTACGCACTCGGGGAGGCTCTCCCCGCCACCTTGCCACGGATCGTGCGCCACCTGGGCGTGGACACGATCCTGGACCGCGACGTCATGATCCTGACGCTGACGGACGCCACCCCCCACCGGGCCGAGGTCCTGGAGGCGGCCGCCCGCGCGGTCCTCATCACCGACTCACGGGTCCAGCGCGTCTACGACGTGGAGGAGGGATCCGTCACCTTCATTGTCACCGAGCCGCCCGAGGGCGTCAGCCTGGCCGAGCTGGTGCGCCGGGGCGTCAACCCCGCCCAGGCCCGCACCATTATCGGGGAGGTCGCCAGCGCCCTGGAGTCGGCCTCCCGCCGCGGCCTGCACCACCTGGGTCTGGGCCCGGACTCGGTGCGTCTGCGCCGCCACGGCCAGGTCCAGGTCCTCGGGCTGGGGGTCGACGCCGCCGTCCTGGGCCGCGAGGGGGGCGTGAACTTCGACCCCCTGGCCGCCGACCGGACCGACGCCAAGGGCCTGGTCAGCCTCCTGTACTACCTGCTGACCAAGCGGTGGCCCGGAAAGCGCTCGGGGATCCCCTCGGCCCCCATGGGCGCGAGCGGACCGGTACCGCCCTCGCGCCTGGACCCTGACTGGGACCCGTCCGACCGTGACCTGGAGGCCCTTATCGCCCGGACCTGGGGCGGTCACCCGCCGCTGTCGGCAGCGGAGGTCGCCCGGTCCCTGGGGCGGTGGGACTCCCGTTCCCTGCTGCCGCTCCTGCCCGCCCCGGACCCGGAGCCGGCCGCCCCGCAGGACCGGCCGGCCGAGTCCTTCCTGGCCACCACCAAGGCCGTGGCCCTGGAGGCGGCCTCACGCTACGGCGACCCGGTCCCGGTCCCTCCGCGCCAGCCGGCCCCCGCCCAGGGCGACGCCCAGGCCCCCCAGGCCCCCCAGGGCGCGGGCACCCAGACCCAGGGCGCCGCCCCGCAGGCGCCCGCCACCGCGCCCCCGGAGCAGCTGCCGGCCCAGATCCCACCCCGGACCCGCCCGGCGGTGGAGACCCCGTACTCCAACCCGGTGCCGCCGTCGATCCCCCCGAGCGCGCCGCCGGCCCAGCCCGAGCCCGTCGCCGCCCCGCCCTCCCGGCCCGCCGACGGCAGGAACCCCACGCAGACGTGGTCGGCCTCCCAGGCCCGTGGGGCCGCCGTGGCCGCGACCCCGGAGCGGGTCGAGGACGACGAGGAGAGCTCCCGGTCGGTGAGCCGCACCTCCACGGTGGTCCTCGTCTCCCTGGTGGCGCTGGTCCTCGTGGGCGCGTTCTTCGCGGTGAGCAACCTCCTCCAGCTCGCCGGCGTGCGACTGACCGACGACGACGTCCCGGCGGCCAAGACCGTCCCCAGCACCTCGACGTCGAGCACGCAGGCGCCCGCCGCCACCACCAGCAGCAGCGACGACAGCACCAAGCCGACGCCCTCCTCGGCGCCGGTCAAGGTCGCGGGGGCCAAGAGCCTGAGCGGGGACCACCCCGAGCTGGAGAGCCGCCTGACTGACGGCGACACCTCCAAGGAGTGGTTCTCCCAGTGGCACCGGGACCCGGGCATGGACGGGGGGACCAAGTCCCTGGCCGTGACCCTGGAGCAGAAGGCAACCGTCTCGGGCATCGACATCCAGGGCACCGGGGCGGGCGGCCACGTCCAGATCCGGGCCACCAGCCCCGACGACCCCGAGGGCGGCACCCTCCTGGCGGAGGGCGAGTTCACCCAGGGCACCACCACCTTCAACTTCCAGAAGCCTACCGAGACCAGCACGGTGGTCCTGCTGGTCACCCGGCTGCCCAAGTCCTCCGACGGCGAGAACAAGCTCACTATTACGGAGATCACGCTCCGATAG
- the trxB gene encoding thioredoxin-disulfide reductase, with protein MIHDVVIVGSGPAGYTAAIYAARAGLDPLVLAGSVTAGGALMSTTEVENYPGFVEGIQGPELMGRMQEQAERLGAEIRYEDVTGLELVGEVKRVTTDDGVHEARTVIVATGSEYRRLGVEGEDRLSGHGVSYCATCDGFFFRDRPIVVVGGGDAAMEEALFLARFGSSVTVVHRRDALRASAAMARRALDDPRITFAWNSRVVGLGGQEALESVTLEDTLTGQRRQIPAAGLFVAIGQIPRTELVRDVLELDDAGYVRVEAPSQRTNVPGVFACGDVADPHYQQAITAAGSGCRAALDAEHYLADHA; from the coding sequence ATGATCCACGACGTCGTCATCGTCGGCTCCGGCCCGGCCGGCTACACGGCCGCGATCTACGCCGCCCGCGCCGGGCTGGACCCCCTGGTGCTGGCCGGCTCGGTCACCGCCGGCGGCGCCCTCATGAGCACCACCGAGGTGGAGAACTACCCGGGGTTCGTCGAGGGGATCCAGGGCCCTGAGCTCATGGGCCGGATGCAGGAGCAGGCCGAGCGCCTGGGTGCCGAGATCCGCTACGAGGACGTCACCGGCCTGGAGCTGGTCGGTGAGGTCAAGCGCGTCACCACCGACGACGGCGTCCACGAGGCCCGCACCGTCATCGTCGCCACCGGCAGCGAGTACCGCAGGCTCGGCGTGGAGGGGGAGGACCGCCTCTCGGGGCACGGGGTGTCCTACTGCGCCACCTGTGACGGCTTCTTCTTCAGGGACCGGCCGATCGTGGTGGTGGGCGGCGGGGACGCGGCCATGGAGGAGGCCCTGTTTCTGGCCCGTTTCGGCTCCTCGGTCACGGTGGTGCACCGCCGCGACGCCCTGCGCGCCTCCGCCGCCATGGCCCGGCGCGCCCTGGACGACCCCCGGATCACCTTCGCCTGGAACTCCCGGGTGGTGGGCCTGGGCGGGCAGGAGGCCCTGGAGTCGGTCACCCTGGAGGACACGCTCACCGGGCAGCGCCGCCAGATCCCGGCCGCCGGCCTGTTCGTGGCCATTGGCCAGATCCCCCGCACCGAGCTCGTCAGGGACGTCCTGGAGCTGGACGACGCCGGCTACGTCCGCGTCGAGGCCCCCAGCCAGCGCACCAACGTCCCCGGGGTCTTCGCCTGCGGCGACGTGGCCGACCCCCACTACCAGCAGGCGATCACGGCAGCGGGATCCGGGTGCCGGGCCGCCCTGGACGCCGAACACTACCTGGCCGACCACGCCTGA
- a CDS encoding carboxylate--amine ligase, with protein MSHVRPVVLGGDIGVYAIARQLHTATTSRVTVLSPAPIEAISLSSYIDVVPLPEEPTEEDTIAALLEVAEDLGEDERAVVMANTDHQAALLARHRHLLEPAYAVPFPPSEVIDAVSDKTSFSALCASVGVDTPRQVVVDMSDCDDPGWAAPQIDMPFPVVAKAAVGEAYDAVSFPGKRKIWFMDGPQELESLWQDLRQAGFRSTFVVQELIPGDNTAMRSVTTYVDSARRVTLMGSARVLLEDHAPTMIGNPVAMVTEPFPEIWEAAERILTAAGYRGFANFDVKIDPRDGRALFFEVNPRIGRNSFYMTAAGANPMVPMIEDLIGGRRLVRRNVTREVLYSLVPGRLLMHYLRDPELAQRVRGLLGDAVDPLRDPSERSQRRRLVVEAQRLNHYRKFARYYPDPTDQSY; from the coding sequence ATGAGTCACGTTCGTCCGGTCGTCCTGGGGGGGGACATCGGCGTCTACGCCATCGCCCGCCAGCTCCACACCGCCACCACCAGTCGCGTGACGGTCCTGTCCCCCGCCCCGATCGAGGCGATCAGCCTGTCCTCCTACATCGACGTCGTCCCCCTGCCCGAGGAGCCCACCGAGGAGGACACCATCGCGGCCCTCCTGGAGGTCGCCGAGGACCTGGGCGAGGACGAGCGCGCGGTGGTCATGGCCAACACCGACCACCAGGCCGCCCTCCTGGCCCGCCACCGTCACCTGCTGGAGCCCGCCTACGCGGTCCCCTTCCCCCCCAGCGAGGTGATCGACGCCGTCTCGGACAAGACCTCCTTCTCCGCCCTGTGCGCCTCGGTGGGGGTGGACACCCCCCGCCAGGTCGTGGTGGACATGTCCGACTGCGACGATCCGGGCTGGGCCGCCCCGCAGATCGACATGCCCTTCCCGGTGGTGGCCAAGGCCGCCGTCGGGGAGGCCTACGACGCGGTCTCCTTCCCCGGCAAGCGCAAGATCTGGTTCATGGACGGCCCCCAGGAGCTGGAGTCCCTGTGGCAGGACCTGCGTCAGGCGGGCTTCCGCTCCACGTTCGTGGTCCAGGAGCTCATCCCCGGTGACAACACGGCCATGCGCTCGGTGACCACCTACGTGGACTCCGCCAGACGGGTGACGCTCATGGGCTCGGCCCGGGTGCTCCTGGAGGACCACGCGCCCACCATGATCGGCAACCCGGTGGCCATGGTCACCGAGCCCTTCCCCGAGATCTGGGAGGCCGCCGAGCGGATCCTCACGGCCGCCGGGTACCGGGGCTTCGCCAACTTCGACGTCAAGATCGACCCCCGCGACGGGCGCGCCCTGTTCTTCGAGGTCAACCCGCGTATCGGGCGCAACTCCTTCTATATGACGGCCGCCGGGGCCAACCCCATGGTCCCCATGATCGAGGACCTCATTGGGGGGCGTCGCCTGGTGCGCCGCAACGTGACCCGGGAGGTGCTCTACTCCCTGGTGCCCGGACGCCTGCTCATGCACTACCTGCGCGACCCCGAGCTGGCGCAGCGGGTGCGGGGCCTGCTGGGCGACGCCGTGGACCCCCTGCGGGACCCCAGCGAGCGCTCCCAGCGCCGCCGTCTGGTGGTGGAGGCCCAGCGCCTCAACCACTACCGCAAGTTCGCCCGCTACTACCCCGACCCCACCGACCAGTCCTACTGA
- a CDS encoding lipid II:glycine glycyltransferase FemX translates to MEQTIPWEAFEAARGNQVWGRYVYEDGGVVVAYVMFLVYEIVGRRFLWAKHGPVWFKEQSPEREAHLRELLQAEVRRRDKSVVFLRLAAAFSAPDLHPLLNSITYDHTYIADLSPRDPEAIAAAMPKDGRRGVRRAQRVAAAAGATFADESDLSRHEFEKVYQVLTETAERDGFTPHPSEVYWQMLTFLGPKHARLFVMRDAQGKPQAWNLITIYQRHTWAYYGASSNESRAYRGAEALDWWCMRTLADEGCVSYDLMGAGSVRVPELYSVGQYKKRYAQRVTEVDGSWDMPLRSSAFLALRSAKEAKGHLRSLATRARSSS, encoded by the coding sequence ATGGAGCAGACCATTCCGTGGGAGGCCTTCGAGGCCGCCCGGGGCAACCAGGTCTGGGGCCGGTACGTCTACGAGGACGGCGGCGTCGTCGTTGCCTACGTCATGTTCCTGGTCTACGAGATCGTGGGACGGCGCTTCCTGTGGGCCAAGCACGGGCCGGTGTGGTTCAAGGAGCAGTCCCCCGAGCGTGAGGCGCACCTGCGTGAGCTCCTGCAGGCCGAGGTGCGACGGCGGGACAAGTCGGTGGTGTTCCTGCGCCTGGCCGCCGCCTTCAGCGCCCCGGACCTGCACCCGCTGCTGAACTCGATCACCTACGACCACACCTATATCGCCGACCTCAGCCCGCGTGACCCCGAGGCCATTGCCGCGGCCATGCCCAAGGACGGTCGCCGCGGGGTCCGTCGCGCCCAGCGCGTGGCCGCGGCGGCAGGGGCCACGTTCGCCGACGAGAGCGACCTGAGCCGCCACGAGTTCGAGAAGGTCTACCAGGTGCTGACGGAGACCGCCGAGCGGGACGGGTTCACCCCGCACCCCAGTGAGGTCTACTGGCAGATGCTGACCTTCCTAGGCCCCAAGCACGCGCGCCTGTTCGTCATGCGTGACGCCCAGGGCAAGCCCCAGGCCTGGAACCTCATTACGATCTACCAGCGGCACACCTGGGCCTACTACGGAGCCTCCTCCAACGAGTCCCGGGCCTACCGGGGCGCCGAGGCCCTGGACTGGTGGTGCATGCGGACCCTGGCTGACGAGGGCTGCGTGTCCTACGACCTCATGGGGGCCGGGTCCGTGCGGGTGCCCGAGCTCTACAGCGTGGGTCAGTACAAGAAGCGCTACGCCCAGCGCGTCACGGAGGTCGACGGCAGCTGGGACATGCCCCTGCGGTCCTCGGCCTTCCTGGCCCTGCGCAGCGCCAAGGAGGCCAAGGGCCACCTGCGCAGCCTAGCCACCCGGGCACGCTCCTCAAGCTGA
- the trxA gene encoding thioredoxin — translation MPSALAVTDSSYDVEVARCDLPVVIDFWAQWCGPCRQMSPVVDEVAGELAGRVKLVMVNVDENPVTTRLFGIRSLPTFAVVRAGEVVTQFQGSYPRASFRKKVERALGQDS, via the coding sequence ATGCCCTCCGCCCTTGCCGTCACCGACTCCTCCTACGACGTCGAGGTCGCCCGGTGCGACCTGCCGGTCGTCATAGACTTCTGGGCCCAGTGGTGCGGCCCCTGCCGCCAGATGTCCCCGGTGGTAGACGAGGTCGCGGGCGAGCTCGCCGGTCGGGTGAAACTCGTCATGGTCAATGTGGACGAGAACCCGGTCACGACCCGTCTGTTCGGTATCCGCTCCCTGCCGACCTTCGCCGTCGTACGCGCCGGTGAGGTGGTCACGCAGTTTCAGGGCAGCTACCCCCGGGCCAGCTTCAGGAAGAAGGTCGAACGGGCCCTGGGCCAAGACTCCTAG
- the thrC gene encoding threonine synthase — MQFVSTRGGMDPVSFCDALLMGLAPDGGLTVPEALPRIDAAQLEAWRPLTYPELAAQVIGLFATDVPGEDLAALTAAAYGPERFPSSVVPLRSLEALHPGLLVAGLSEGPTMAFKDLAMQFLGQAVPYVLARRGQVLTILGATSGDTGSAAEEAFRSQQGVSVVMLSPAGRMSEVQRAQMYSIADDNIHNVAVRGVFDDCQNLVKALMGDADFKTAHHLGAVNSINIGRIAAQAVYYVWTWLRVTDAAPEDVRTGLQVDVAVPSGNFGNIYAAFLARSMGVPLRRLVLATNENNVLDEFFSTGVYRPRGGAETLATSSPSMDISKASNLERFVAQVLGEEFMRYWTRLESDGVLDLCDRIVSLRQEHGFISGTSTHADRLEAIRQVHAATGELIDPHTADGVTVALRVLKADAAPGADNVPGGDSLDQGSSAHGRRVPMVVMETAKAAKFGHTVTEALGEELPVAEVVRELLARPQHVVEIPATQEELRPLVASYAQH, encoded by the coding sequence ATGCAGTTCGTCTCCACCCGCGGGGGCATGGACCCTGTCAGCTTCTGCGATGCCCTCCTCATGGGGCTGGCCCCTGACGGCGGCCTCACCGTCCCCGAGGCCCTGCCCCGGATCGACGCCGCGCAGCTGGAGGCCTGGCGTCCCCTGACCTACCCTGAGCTGGCCGCACAGGTCATCGGCCTGTTCGCCACAGACGTCCCCGGCGAGGACCTGGCCGCCCTGACCGCCGCCGCCTACGGCCCCGAGCGCTTCCCCTCTTCGGTGGTCCCCCTGCGCTCCCTGGAGGCGCTGCACCCGGGCCTGCTCGTGGCAGGCCTGTCCGAGGGCCCGACCATGGCCTTCAAGGATCTGGCTATGCAGTTCCTCGGCCAGGCCGTCCCCTACGTCCTGGCCCGCCGCGGTCAGGTCCTCACAATCCTGGGGGCCACCAGCGGTGACACGGGCTCGGCCGCCGAGGAGGCCTTCCGTAGCCAACAGGGGGTCAGCGTCGTCATGCTCTCCCCCGCCGGGCGCATGAGCGAGGTCCAGCGCGCCCAGATGTACTCCATCGCGGACGACAATATCCATAACGTGGCCGTGCGCGGCGTCTTTGATGACTGCCAGAACCTTGTCAAGGCCCTCATGGGCGACGCCGACTTCAAGACCGCCCACCACCTTGGCGCGGTCAACTCCATTAATATCGGTCGTATTGCCGCCCAGGCCGTCTACTACGTGTGGACATGGCTGCGGGTCACCGACGCCGCACCCGAGGACGTCCGCACGGGCCTCCAGGTCGACGTCGCCGTCCCCAGTGGAAACTTCGGTAATATCTACGCCGCCTTCCTGGCCCGTTCCATGGGGGTCCCGCTGCGCCGCCTGGTACTGGCCACCAATGAGAACAACGTCCTCGACGAGTTCTTTTCCACCGGCGTTTACCGCCCACGCGGCGGTGCCGAGACCCTGGCCACATCCAGCCCCTCCATGGACATCTCCAAGGCCTCCAACCTGGAACGTTTCGTGGCCCAGGTCCTCGGGGAGGAGTTTATGCGGTACTGGACTCGTCTGGAGTCCGACGGCGTCCTGGACCTGTGTGACAGAATTGTCTCTCTGCGTCAGGAGCACGGGTTTATCTCGGGGACCTCTACCCACGCCGACCGGCTTGAGGCGATCCGCCAGGTCCACGCGGCCACAGGTGAGCTCATTGACCCGCACACTGCTGACGGCGTCACCGTGGCGCTGCGCGTCCTTAAGGCCGACGCCGCACCTGGCGCGGACAATGTACCTGGGGGTGACAGCCTCGACCAGGGCAGCTCCGCCCACGGGCGGCGCGTGCCTATGGTGGTCATGGAGACCGCCAAGGCCGCCAAGTTCGGGCACACGGTCACCGAGGCCCTGGGTGAGGAGCTGCCGGTGGCCGAGGTGGTCAGGGAATTGCTGGCCAGGCCGCAGCACGTCGTGGAGATCCCGGCCACCCAGGAGGAGCTCCGACCCCTGGTCGCCAGTTACGCCCAGCACTGA
- a CDS encoding Imm1 family immunity protein translates to MLIHFEGDGCTVPFGNDTEMFWPAAVVDDGQGFLEYDYHGSWSEIPRSVEVPRELAIKAFRHFFTHGDIPETVLPLVRE, encoded by the coding sequence GTGCTCATACATTTCGAGGGGGATGGGTGCACAGTTCCTTTTGGCAACGATACGGAGATGTTCTGGCCGGCTGCGGTGGTCGATGACGGCCAGGGCTTCCTTGAGTACGACTACCACGGCAGCTGGTCAGAGATCCCCAGAAGCGTGGAGGTGCCTCGCGAGCTGGCGATCAAGGCGTTCAGGCACTTCTTCACCCACGGAGACATACCGGAGACCGTGTTGCCGCTAGTGCGCGAGTAG
- a CDS encoding NADP-dependent oxidoreductase, producing the protein MTRAIQYQHFGGPEVLEMTDVIDAAPGPHQVRVSTRAAGLNPVDWKVFSGMIGKDASHLPQGVGHDFSGVVSAIGSEVSNLAVGDAVFGTLWAAPGQSQVVGALSEQVVVSADEVLRKPEALGFTEAAALGIVALTASGALRTLALTSDDVLVVSAASGGVGSLAVQLTTHRGVPVIGIASERNADYLRSLGAVPVAYGEGLASRIRSVASRPVTKLLDCHGPEYVDLALSLGLAPEAIGTLVPSPEAVAKGVHVTGMRHAGPADLKEVADLVAGGVLKIQVAHVYPFDVESVRSAYTTLREGHVRGKLVVTIA; encoded by the coding sequence ATGACCCGAGCGATCCAGTACCAGCACTTCGGCGGCCCGGAGGTCCTGGAGATGACCGACGTCATTGACGCCGCCCCCGGACCCCACCAGGTCCGTGTGAGCACCAGGGCCGCAGGACTCAACCCGGTGGACTGGAAGGTATTCAGCGGGATGATCGGCAAGGACGCCTCGCACCTGCCACAAGGCGTAGGGCACGACTTCTCGGGCGTCGTGAGCGCAATCGGCAGCGAGGTCAGCAACCTCGCCGTCGGCGACGCCGTCTTCGGGACCCTCTGGGCGGCCCCTGGTCAGAGTCAGGTCGTCGGGGCCCTGTCTGAGCAGGTCGTGGTCAGTGCGGACGAGGTCCTGCGCAAGCCGGAGGCCCTCGGGTTCACCGAGGCCGCCGCCCTGGGCATTGTCGCCCTGACCGCCAGCGGCGCACTGCGTACGCTGGCGCTGACCAGCGACGACGTCCTCGTGGTCAGCGCGGCGTCCGGCGGCGTAGGCTCCCTGGCCGTGCAGCTCACCACCCACCGAGGCGTACCGGTCATCGGTATCGCCAGTGAGCGCAACGCCGACTACCTGCGTTCCCTGGGGGCGGTCCCCGTGGCCTACGGCGAGGGCCTGGCCTCCCGGATCCGCTCGGTGGCGTCACGCCCGGTCACCAAGCTGCTGGACTGCCACGGTCCGGAGTACGTCGACCTGGCCCTGTCGCTGGGCCTGGCACCCGAGGCCATTGGCACCCTGGTCCCCTCACCGGAGGCTGTCGCCAAGGGCGTCCACGTGACCGGTATGCGACACGCTGGCCCTGCTGACCTCAAGGAGGTAGCTGACCTGGTGGCTGGCGGTGTCCTGAAGATCCAGGTGGCCCACGTCTACCCGTTCGACGTCGAGTCGGTGCGTAGCGCGTACACCACCCTGCGTGAGGGCCACGTCCGAGGCAAGCTCGTCGTCACCATCGCCTGA